A window from Drosophila yakuba strain Tai18E2 chromosome 3L, Prin_Dyak_Tai18E2_2.1, whole genome shotgun sequence encodes these proteins:
- the LOC26535969 gene encoding trypsin-1-like, with protein MQSKIIISLTFLALVRFVFPNKLDRIINGHYASPKQFPYQTFMDKLDLSNLHGPIGWRRHCGGILISSNLVLTAAHCLDKPDIYAVKIYFGALNLWNVTEEGKQILVVKRDHFVIHNNWDRNLIVNDIAMIKLPISLILNDYIKAVQLPNPEVQYQFSEALSSGWGDVDEKGNVDPKLKYYSSQILSDRECEHWHKSSSTSAFPASLICIAPTENRLCKGDSGGPLVIRQESNFVLLGITSFTFEKCLPSYPTFFTRVSSYLTWIRENAGSENQI; from the exons ATGCAGAGTAAAATAATCATTAGTTTAACCTTTCTTGCTTTAGTTCGGTTTGTTTTTCCTAACAAACTTGATCGAATTATCAATGGGCACTACGCATCTCCTAAGCAATTTCCATACCAAACATTTATGGACAAACTTGATCTGTCTAACCTTCATGGACCTATTGGCTGGAGGCGTCATTGCGGTGGAATTCTGATCTCCAGTAATCTTGTCCTAACTGCAGCTCACTGCTTGGACAAACCTGATAT atatgctgttaaaatatatttcggtGCTCTAAATCTCTGGAATGTTACAGAAGAGGGCAAACAAATATTGGTAGTCAAAAGAGATCATTTTGTGATACACAATAATTGggatagaaatttaattgttaACGATATCGCAATGATAAAGCTTCCAATTTCACTAATATTAAATGACTACATAAAAGCTGTCCAACTGCCAAATCCAGAAGTTCAATACCAATTCAGTGAAGCACTTTCCTCAGGCTGGGGAGACGTCGACG AGAAAGGAAACGTGGATCCCAAATTGAAATACTACAGTTCCCAGATTTTATCTGATCGTGAATGCGAACATTGGCACAAGTCTTCAAGTACTTCAGCATTTCCGGCATCGCTTATTTGTATAGCTCCAACTGAGAATAGACTGTGCAAAGGAGATTCTGGTGGCCCATTAGTAATTAGGCAAGAATCAAACTTTGTGCTACTGGGAATAACATCCTTTACATTTGAGAAATGCTTGCCAAGTTACCCAACCTTCTTTACAAGAGTTTCTTCGTACCTTACCTGGATTCGTGAAAACGCAGGAagtgaaaatcaaatttaa
- the LOC26534766 gene encoding collagenase — MQSKIIISLTFLALVRFVFPNKLDRIINGHYASPKQFPYQTFMDKLDLSNLHGPIGWRRHCGGILISSNLVLTAAHCLDKPDIYAVKIYFGALNLWNVTEEGKQILVVKRDHFVIHNEWDRNIIVNDIAMIKLPISLILNDYIKSVQLPNPEVQYQFSEAISSGWGNIDDKGNMDPKLKYYNPQIVSDSKCEHWYKSSIASAFPASLICIAPNENRPCGGDSGSPLVIRQESNLVLVGITSFIIGDNCGPSYPVLFTRVSSHLTWIRDNENQI; from the exons ATGCAGAGCAAAATAATCATTAGTTTAACCTTTCTTGCTTTAGTTCGGTTTGTTTTTCCTAACAAACTTGATCGAATTATCAATGGGCACTACGCATCTCCTAAGCAATTTCCATACCAAACATTTATGGACAAACTTGATCTGTCTAACCTTCATGGACCTATTGGCTGGAGGCGTCATTGCGGTGGAATTCTGATCTCCAGTAATCTTGTCCTAACTGCAGCTCACTGCTTGGACAAACCAGATAT atatgctgttaaaatatatttcggtGCTCTAAATCTCTGGAATGTTACAGAAGAGGGCAAACAAATATTGGTAGTCAAAAGAGATCATTTTGTGATACACAATGAATGGGATAGAAATATAATTGTTAACGATATCGCAATGATAAAGCTTCCAATTTCACTTATATTAAATGACTACATAAAATCTGTCCAACTGCCAAATCCAGAAGTTCAATACCAATTCAGTGAAGCAATTTCCTCAGGCTGGGGAAACATCGACG ACAAAGGAAACATGGATCCCAAATTGAAATACTACAATCCCCAGATTGTATCTGATAGTAAATGCGAACACTGGTACAAGTCTTCAATTGCATCCGCATTTCCGGCGTCGCTGATTTGTATAGCTCCAAATGAGAACAGACCATGCGGAGGAGATTCTGGTAGTCCATTAGTAATTAGGCAAGAATCGAACTTGGTGCTAGTGGGAATAACATCCTTTATTATTGGCGACAATTGCGGGCCAAGTTACCCAGTCCTCTTTACCAGAGTTTCTTCGCATCTTACCTGGATTCGTGataatgaaaatcaaatttaa